Within the Pygocentrus nattereri isolate fPygNat1 chromosome 28, fPygNat1.pri, whole genome shotgun sequence genome, the region ttcatcattagagccagacggaggaggaaaatgtgagatgagctgcttttccaccgtttacaggctttaacgtctgttcagcgctgctgccatggtaacgctgaatgatgacGCAGCGGGAATAAAggacatgaattccgatctgagcgtcacattaaggtcacagggccacgaatcggatacgtaactgatctaggaccacatatcaAAGTGGCCCAGGTCgcatttgaaaagatcagatttgcgtccacacagccctgaaaacaccagatctgagtcacagcagggcagaaaatcagattagtgccacttcagcctggtaatgtgaatgaagccagagtccttgggcaagactcctaacactaggTTTGCCTTCATGTTTTCTAGATGGGTCTCCCAGTGAACCACTGTCCCCAAATAGTAATGTCTTTGCACAGGCCCTGATCAAGCCTCTTCAGTAGCACTGGTGAAAGCTTTTGTAATAATAGTTAAGAGCCTGAAATTAGTTCTAATATCTTTCCTTTcccttctgttttcttttcttgcgGCCATGAAGGGAAATGAGAAGGTTTGTTCACAGTTTTGTCAGCTATCCTTGAAAACATCACCTGTTTACAATTCATAAGTATGTAATGAAGAGCATAGAGAGATTACTCTTTCTCTGGGTTTGTGTGTTCAACTGTGCTCTGGTTTGTGTTCAGATGGGTCGGGACCTGCAGCAGTATCAGAGCCAGGCCAAACAGCTGTTCCGGAAGCTTAATGAACAGAGTCCCACCCGCTGCACCTTGGAGGCTGGCACTATGGCTTTCCAGTGAGTATTCCAGTGTTTCTGTGCAGCGTAAGTTCAGTACAATAAGCTGAACACTTGACTGTCCTGTTAAATAGTCTCACATTTTAGCTTAAGGAATCCGCCTTAACTGCTTTAtgagaaacttggttctttagcttcgtatacgaaacctgggtgtgatcttggctctgagctctgttttacgCTGCATGTAAAGACGCCTCAGAATGCGCTGCTAGACACTGCCATCTATACGTGTTTCCAAAGCTACGTCATAGAGAAGGGGGTGTGCTACCTGGTGCTGTGTGAAGCAGGATTCCCCAAAAAGCTGGCCTTCGCTTACTTAGAAGACCTACAAGCAGAATTTCATGAACAGCACGGGAAGAAAGTACCCACTGTGTCCAGACCGTACTCCTTCATTGAGTTTGGTAAGGCTTTATTGATTATGATGACCATTCCCCTGAACAGTTCTAAGATATGTAATAACTCATAAACTCAGGTTGCCATTAAGTCTAATGCCTGTGCTTGAATTTAACCTGATTCTTTCGCAGCTTAAGCACTGAGTACATTTACTTTTCTACCCACAGACACGTACATTCAGAAAACGAAGAAGTCTTACATCGACAGCAGAGCGCGCAGGAACCTCAGCAACATCAACACGGAGCTGCAGGACGTGCAGAGGATCATGGTGGCCAACATCGAGGAGGTTCTGCAGAGAGGAGAGGCTTTATCCGGTAAACACTGCTTATGCGCTCAGTGCTGTGGTTTCAGCAGGGCAGAAAACAGTGGCCTGTCCAGGATGCTTATGTTCTCTGCTTCTTTTATTCCTTTTATTTCTCAAactatttaattcatttaaaaaatgaacagcttGAATATACTGAAATGTGTAGACTTCCATTTTAAAGATGCTAAATTAGTGTATCACATTCATTTATTCCTTATTCTCTGTAGTAATACAATGTTAAATTATGCTGTATTGGTCAAAAAGCTGTTGGGTTCTGTACTTTTACCACtgctagtaaaaaaaaatgtaatggcaACCCAGAGCAAATGGTAGAGATGTGGGTTTTGGTAGCTTCCGTAGTACCAAAAAGTAGCTTACCAGGAACAGTGATTGCTGACTGGGGATTTAAATGTGAACCGGTCCTCATAGTGAGACACAGCTTGAAGAAAAACTGCCACACCTTAACTTACCATGCATGCTACACTAATGAATGCCCTTCCAGTGGTGCTGGGCTATTTTCACTCTTCACTATGATAGAATGCGGTTTTGGACACAGCCAAGCTGTCATTTTCTGTATACATGGTTCCCTGTCTCAATCCTCAGCACATTTGGATGATTTCCCTCCTctaaaatatcaaaatactaaccacacacaaaatacaaataaatgcgcACCCCTTGTCATagcattttgttgattttctaagtgaaaggaAACGATGAAACGCATCctctgcactctcagaaattaAGGGAGTAAATtttcactggggcagtgcccttcttgtcactggggtgggaccctcaatgGTCCATCTCGGTagctttagtcagggagcataactgcaccataatccactgaaattatgttTGTGTTGACTCATGTGTGAGCCCTCCTTTTTCAAGAAATTTCGCCATTTTCTTTTGGCAAATTACAGAATGGTGTGTTAAAAAGAGGCAAGAATTCAAGCAGAAATCATCCTGTTTTCTGGATGTTTCTTCTATTTTCTATCCTATTTTTTCCAAGAAACCTAAAAAGATAGCAAAGCATGCCTCTTAATATGCAGTTAATGCCGACCTATGTAAAcgtttggtctctctctctcgtccctctccctctctacacCTTCAGCTTTGGACTCAAAGGCCAGCAACCTGTCCAGCCTGTCCAAGAAGTACCGCAGCGACGCCAAATACCTGAACACGCGCTCCACCTATGCCAAGCTGGCAGCTGGCGGCGTCTTCTTCATCATGCTCATTGTCTACATACGCTTCTGGTGGctgtgaggaagaggaggaaggaggAAGAGGGGAGGTGTGGCAGACTCTGAGGACGCAGCAGGCGTTCAGGAGGAAAGTGGACCCAGTCTTAGTCTTAGTCTGCATGGAAACGCTCCTCCCTTCCTTCAAAGACTGTTCAATCCGGCACTTTCTCACCCCATAGCCCGTAGGTTAACCTACGAGATTATGGCCCGGTTTCCTGGACACGTGTTAAGCCTAGACTTGGGCTCCGTTGTATTGTAACCTGTTTAGTCAAGGTTTAGGTTTAACTGTGGTCTGGGAAACTGGCGCTATATGATTTATTAATGTTCTATGTTTTATTAACAACTGCTGTTTTGTGTTCtctggtgagtgagtgagtgagtggagatGTTTGTGACTGAGAACGTGAGAAACTTGTTCCTATGTATTCACAAACTCGTCTGAGGAATCCGCCCAGTCATTGTGACCTGAACCTTGCATACAGTAGAGCTCCCCCTAGTGGACAAATGAAATCACTCACTGACATATTTCACCGCGTTTCACAATCCGTCTCAGAGGAGCTGGAAGGCGATGAAGTCACTGGGTGGTTTCATCAACAAAATTTGTGACTCTCTCTGGATTTTGTACAGAGTGAGTCACACATTCGACAACTCATTCActcgttcactcactcactcccacacTCCCTCACTGGGCCTCTGAATGGACTGTTTGCGGTTTTCTCGCTCCACGTTCACGCCTGCCTGGCCGGCTGTTCGGCAGTTAAACATTCAGACGTGCCCGCAGCTTCATGTGACATCAAGGTGAGGTCTAAAAGGAAAAGAATAGCGAGAACTCTTGGCTTACTGTTGCCGCCGGTGTCAATAAAGCGGTTCAGAGTTTGATGGCTCGTCGGCTTTCATTTGAATAACGACTTGAATATAACATCTGTTGATGTTGATGCATTTCAAAATTCAGAACATGTTACCATGGTAACTAATCAAATGCACAAGAAACTGAACAGAAGAAACCAGGGGGAAAAACACAACTTGCGGATCTCAAACAAATGAAAACGTAAACTTGGTTTTCAGCTCTTTTACGAACAAGAGCAGCGAGTACAAATGTTACAACTTACCCCTTTGGTGgagttaaaagggaattccatgAATTTTTTTCTTAGTTCTTGTACAATTCAAtcagtgagatgtaaacaatcttttgagtgatttggtgtgaaatgcttgattgtagagaaacttacagactcagatttctttaaagtggtggtgattggaaccagaggtgcatgtctacaacacaaatgcagcCATTCTGCTGGAAAAGTGAACCTACGCAACTTGTTTTATATGCAATACCAGtaaaggtaaaatagtggtagtcttttagaggcattaaaggTTAAACTCTttaaacgtctggttcctatcaataCCACTGCCAACAATTCTGACCTGGCccgtttctctaaaatggagccacaccaaaccactctgaatgggtttgtttacatcctaaccaTTTAATTGTGTAGGACATTTGAAAAATCGATGGAGTCCGGCtcttttagaggtattaaagtcttcagacgtctggttcctgtttTCCTGGTTcctgggtgtttcactgcacggatgggttaaacgcagaggtctaattccacagtgacaaatggttctcaattcTAAAATTCTGAATTCTTTAAACTTGCGATGCTACGGTCAGCCACTAGTAGTCGCCAAATGCCAACAATTGTGCTCATGAGGTACTCAAAAAAAATGTTGACTGAACTCGACGCATAACTAAGAAAGAGGACGGAAGAAGAGAGTGTTGCGTCCATGACTGCTTGCGATTAATTACAGAGGAAGCTCTTCACCTCTTCTTGCTGTGTGAGCGCAGGAagtgggcaaaaaaaaaaaaacagagaagcagACAAGCAGAGCGAAACCGCAGGGCACAGGCTCAACTTTTCACCCTTGGGCTTCTGCAGAAGTACAGCCGGGCACGGACAACTTCAGCTTTCTGTCTCCACAGAGCGACACTGAGCCTTTTTACCGCCCGTTTGCGCTTTCAGTATCTTCAAAACGTCAACGTTTAGTGGGTTTGGAGACATTTGGCCGCAAAAAAATGCTACGAGGGCCAAGTCAGCTTTTCATCCACCAGTTTTATGCTcgaactttccgttccaccttaaacggtgcagcaccTCCGCTCTGGCGCCGGCAGGCCTGAGTGAGAGTTGCTgtggcatttaaggtggaacgggaaattcaaGTAAGAAGCTAACTAAACCTTCTTAGAAGCATTTCCCTtcttaaaacttttttaaagaaaatgtgcaaGTTAAAGAGGCCCCATAAAGACAGGAATACAAGTTtgcttgagtgtgtgtgattctCCTTCCCTTTTCTACACAACTATAGTGTGTCAATCTCGTGCTTATGGGTAAAAACGTGATGGGGTGTTATAATTTACCACACTGCCTCTTACGTGTTTCACACGATTCACAGAATATTTCAGCGCCCACCAGAATGAATACGTTATAGGCTGTATTGCAAAAATAAGGCCATTAATCACATTCAGCGTAAATAAAGGGAtacttcattaaaaccacctcctttttatgctcactgtccatttaatcagctccactgaccatataggtgctctttgtagttctacagttacagactatagtccatctgtttctctggtattttgttaccctgttcttcagtggtcaggacccccatggaccctcacagtgcaAGTATTATATTGGTGGTGcgccattctcagcactgcagtgacactgatgtggtgtgttagtgtgttgcgctggtgtgagtggatcagacacagcaggtgCTGATGGTGTTTTTGAtgacatctacaaagtggaccagcaaggcaggggtgtcaaatagaatggacagtaagtggacacaaaactccagcagcactgctgtgtctaatccactcgcaccagcacgtCAGTGTCAccgtagtgctgagaatgaccaaaGTTaaattccaaaataaaagtcttgaGGAGATAGAAGACTAGGTAGAACTTGtttgcaggacagtaatctgagTATGGGTCATTCATGGGTCCAAGGGTGGACCAGAAGTGGCAAACAGTCACAATCAAACTGGCATGCCGATATATGCTTGTTATCTGGGTTAACACTGCGCTGTCTAgagttagctttagcattaacACATCTGAGGGGGCTGCGTCTGTCGCTAAAACCTCCTCCTTAGACATGAAAACCAGCCACTTCAATGTTAAACGACAAAAGAGGTTCTTAGTTTTGCATTTTGTCAGTTTCCTGTGCCAATACAACAAATGTGTTTCTAAAATGTTTCTGTGTTCAGCTGCGTTCTCTCCTAGAAAAACTAGCATAGACCAGAATGGCTGGCCACCAAGAAAACTGGCATAGACCAGAATGGCTGACCACCAAGAAAACTAACATAGACCAGAATGGCTGACCACCAAGAAAACTAACATAGACCAGAATGGCTGGCCACCAAGAAAACTGGCATAGACCAGAATGGCTGACCACCAAGAAAACTAACATAGACCAGAATGGCTGGCCACCAAGAAAACTAGCATAGACCAGAATGGCTGGCCACCAAGAAAACTGGCATAGACCAGAATGGCTGGCCACCAAGAAAACTGGCATAGACCAGAATGGCTGGCCACCAAGAAAACTGGCATAGACCAGAATGGCTGGCCACCAAGAAAACTAGCATAGATCAGAATGGCTGGCCACCAAGAAAACTAGCATAGATCAGAATGGCTGGCCACCAAGAAAACTGGCATAGACCAGAATGGCTGGCCACCAAGAAAACTAGCATAGATCAGAATGGCTGGCCACCAAGAAAACTAACATATGTTGTGGATGCTGATGGcaatgctgggtgaccagcaaaacaagcaccagaccagcatgaaatgtttctgctgttgtttttagcAGGGCTATCTAGCCAGCTAGcgctaacagctgtttaaatatTCACTTGTGCCAccatttattcttctttattctGTCAATTACACCTCATGGGTGACTTTATACAGCCAGAATGATGCAGCATACCAAGTGGAGTATTCGAATGTGTTGTGTGCAGCTGTGATTGTTCATGGTATAAAGCCAGCcttagcattagctcatctgtGGGGCTACCTTCTCCTTAGACATGAAACCCTGCcactttaatgtttaatgaCTAAAGAGGTTCTTAGTTTTGCATTTTGTCAGTTTCCTGTGCCAATACAACAAATGTGTTGACTGGCTAGCATATTGgaacgaaaccttgtatctccatttttgttgttttccagttttcgacataatttgaaaacgcttGTTGCTCTTTACAGTTGTACATTTCATGGTGTATGGACTACAAGATAAggcctaaaatgactttggaaaaaattctggttccattgacttccattaaaaatgaagtttccttctcctgtaaagtaaaaATTTTGGAGAgctgaggttttgttctgacaacagcgatatgatgTGTTGTGGATGCtgatatgctggtcaaccagcatggcCAGAGCAGCACTAGGCCAGCATGAAGAGCATGACGgtttctgctgttgtttttagcAGGGCTATCTAGCCAGCTAGcgctaacagctgtttaaacattCGCTTGTGCCACCATTTATTCTTCTATATTCTGTCAATTACACCTCATGGGTGATTTTATACAGCGAGAACAATGCAGTCAAAATCACGAGCTGCTGATTTGGCCATCTAGTAAGATGATCAAACGTGTTGCGTGCAGTTGTGATTGATCAGCGTGTAAAGCTAGCcttagcattagctcatctgaagggatGAAGGGCTAAAACCTCCTTATTGGACATGAATACCCGCCCCCTTTAGCATGGAGTGGCTAATTTCCAAACATGATTTCCAGCATCCATTTTTCGTTCTCTTTAAATTGGCCTACGTTGcatattttgttggtttttaaaCAACGTACAGTAcaatttccctcagcagtgagtttatcacagtatacattagaataaaatcgtattcataattcaaataaacagaaaaacagaaagaatttcttgggtccatatttttccttgacaccttcacagccgccaaaGACAATCGTTAATATCATTTACATtaccagagtgacttacaatttgatcattttacacaattggcctgactgcatgtctttttggactgtgggaggaaaccggagaacccggaggaaacccacgcagacacggggagaacatgcaaactccacacagagaggtccctggttgcccggccggggaattgaacccaggccctccttgctgtgaggcgacagcgctacccaccacgctaCCGTGCCGCCCATCATGAGCTcgatttactgagcactgattggtcaaaccaggagctgctttttaactacatataatactgtaatactgggcttcctcgaggagaggcttggaaatggttaaacaaacacactaatatccagaaaatcactgtttattttatatatatataaactacacaaataaatagattttggaaatgtgtcttgggtgcctaagactttcacacagtactgtacttctacactcagcatcttatacagccACTTTACAGTCACGTCCTCAAGAGAGTTTGGGAGTCACACAGACCTGTTAAAAGCTGTTAAAACACTCTTTGATCTAAACGATGACTAAtacttaatataaataaatctcaTAAGGGAAGCTTGCCGTTGTAAATCTGAGTAATTTGTTGTTTTCAGGTTTTGAGTGAACGCTGTAAGTTTGTGGCTTCATGACTGAAAACAGAACAGTCAAAAACGGCTTGTTTCAGTGTCTCGTAGAAATGTACAGGATGTGATGCTTATCTGTGCAAAAAGGTACCacatcagtctctctctctctctctctctctttctctccctctccctctctcttttcagtTCATTGTCCTCCCTTCTTTAcattacatggccaaaagtatgtggacttCTAATTAGTGGTTTTAGCTacttcagccacacccattgctaacaggcgCATAAAATCTGGCGTGCAGCCCTCCAAACTTCATAGCCAAACACCGACAGTAGACTGTTTCACAATGAAGAGTTCTTTGTGTTATAGGGTGTGCCACCTTTCTGCCCGGCTAGAGCTGCTCCAGTCAACAATAAGTGCCAATGTCGTCTaggccaggggtcagcaacccaaatgttaagaagagccattttgtcttttaaacaaaaatcaaccagctggagtgattataaacacaaacaagtccatttatttctaaatgaTCCATATCtgttttaaatctttctctttgcctttttgttagacACTAGCTGGGCAAGAttattgtctgtgttgctatggtgaccagcagtctgcgctggtcttcagggttaaagggtgaatcagcagttctacattaactccagcgtttaagaccatttactgttaaactgtgttgaaggatcagcagagctttattttactgtaaaggaggattattttattataacctACTGATCTAATTCAGCTggggagccacaacagggcagtaaaagagccacatgagGCTCCCTTGCTGCATGTTGCTGATCCCTGGTGTTGGAGCTCAATCATGAAGTGTTGAGCTGCACAAGTACAAGTTACatacatactctctctctctgtctctctctctctctctctctctctctctctgtgtctctctctgtctctctctctctctctctgtgtctctctctgtctctgtgtctctctgtctctctctttctctgtctctctctctctctgtgtctctctctgtctctctctgtgtctctctctgtctctctctctctctctgtgtctctctctgtctctctctctctgtctctctctgtgtctctctctgtctctctctctctctctctctctctctctgtctctctctctctctctccctctctccccgctctctctctctgtctctctctctctctgtgtgtctctctctcactctctctctgtctctctctctctctgtctctctctctctctctctctctctctctctgtctctctctctctctctcttccctctctcggtctctccctctctcttatactccctctctcctctctctctcactctctctcctctctctcctctctctagctctctcctttctctctctccctctctgccctcTTTACCTCActctttcccccctctcttgttctctctctctctctctctctgtgtgtgtgtgtgtggtctgaaGGTTTGCCCCCTTGGCCTCCGATCAGTCAAAATGGTGAAAGTGACAGTGCTGCATCTGCTCACGTGCACCAGCaggttgctaagcaaccactgTTTCAGGTACAGATGACTCAAAAATAGATGAAAATAGGAAGCAGAGTGCCAGTTATTTCAGTTAATGtgaagaagagacagagaa harbors:
- the sec22bb gene encoding vesicle-trafficking protein SEC22b-B isoform X1 → MVLLTMIARLADGLPLAASMQEDEQGNEKMGRDLQQYQSQAKQLFRKLNEQSPTRCTLEAGTMAFHYVIEKGVCYLVLCEAGFPKKLAFAYLEDLQAEFHEQHGKKVPTVSRPYSFIEFDTYIQKTKKSYIDSRARRNLSNINTELQDVQRIMVANIEEVLQRGEALSALDSKASNLSSLSKKYRSDAKYLNTRSTYAKLAAGGVFFIMLIVYIRFWWL
- the sec22bb gene encoding vesicle-trafficking protein SEC22b-B isoform X2, producing MVLLTMIARLADGLPLAASMQEDEQMGRDLQQYQSQAKQLFRKLNEQSPTRCTLEAGTMAFHYVIEKGVCYLVLCEAGFPKKLAFAYLEDLQAEFHEQHGKKVPTVSRPYSFIEFDTYIQKTKKSYIDSRARRNLSNINTELQDVQRIMVANIEEVLQRGEALSALDSKASNLSSLSKKYRSDAKYLNTRSTYAKLAAGGVFFIMLIVYIRFWWL